A single window of Syntrophotalea acetylenica DNA harbors:
- a CDS encoding tyrosine-type recombinase/integrase, whose amino-acid sequence MSVYKRGKVFYMNFTVNGVRVFRSTGMTTKREAKRVEAAERHRLLKDSRQSPQEKTANTPLLDAIEETYQAKWKYDKDSQRSYRRACNLADLIGNVPLKDIDEGAVALLTRKLESRDSSAATINRYLACLKTILKHMKQQTDYISLRKERKGRIRVLSKEEERQVIGLLRYTDHAPRRAYFHEIADLVEVLVDTGMRLGEALSLRYEDIDFNSNLISIWINKGDRPRSVPMTSRVKSTLEARQESNQEKPFSIKAHQAETAWRWVRKEMRMESDRELVIHSLRHTTASRMVNAGVDLYVVKDILGHASIATTQIYAHLAPHKLAHAVSVLE is encoded by the coding sequence ATGAGCGTCTATAAGCGAGGAAAAGTCTTTTATATGAACTTTACCGTGAATGGTGTCCGTGTCTTTAGGTCTACTGGTATGACTACCAAACGAGAGGCTAAACGAGTAGAAGCCGCAGAGCGGCATAGGTTGTTAAAGGATTCCAGGCAATCACCGCAGGAGAAAACAGCTAACACACCTCTACTGGATGCTATCGAGGAAACCTATCAAGCCAAATGGAAATACGACAAAGATAGCCAGCGGTCCTATAGGAGAGCATGTAACCTGGCTGACCTGATAGGCAATGTTCCGCTAAAGGATATAGACGAAGGTGCAGTAGCACTACTCACACGGAAATTAGAGAGCAGGGACTCATCTGCAGCGACAATTAACAGATACCTTGCATGCCTCAAGACAATCCTCAAACACATGAAACAACAGACCGACTATATATCACTGAGGAAAGAGAGGAAGGGAAGAATACGTGTGCTGTCCAAAGAGGAAGAGCGGCAGGTTATAGGCCTTCTGCGCTATACGGACCATGCGCCAAGGAGAGCCTACTTCCATGAGATAGCGGACCTGGTAGAAGTGTTAGTCGATACGGGCATGCGCTTAGGAGAAGCACTGAGCCTCCGGTATGAGGATATCGACTTCAACAGCAACCTGATATCTATCTGGATAAACAAAGGAGATAGGCCAAGGTCAGTACCCATGACTAGCCGTGTGAAGAGTACCCTGGAAGCAAGACAAGAAAGCAATCAGGAAAAGCCATTCAGCATCAAAGCCCACCAGGCAGAGACAGCCTGGAGATGGGTAAGGAAAGAAATGAGAATGGAGTCAGATAGAGAACTCGTTATCCACTCCCTTCGTCATACCACGGCATCACGCATGGTGAATGCAGGAGTAGACCTGTATGTGGTCAAGGACATTCTAGGTCATGCATCCATAGCAACAACCCAGATATATGCCCACCTTGCACCTCATAAGCTAGCCCACGCAGTATCCGTCCTGGAATAA
- a CDS encoding JAB domain-containing protein has protein sequence MTIEKTPTNKTKSIRLKVIKATWETLTIKEALPDYLINNRKISSSNDVYQLFRYLTLETKEHFLALHLDAKNKIICVDQVSVGSLTASIVHPREVMKSCMLSSCAGLVLVHNHPSEDPSPSREDIEITKRIKECCDLMGIRLLDHVVIGDNEYVSLADRGLL, from the coding sequence ATGACTATAGAGAAAACCCCTACTAATAAAACCAAAAGCATCCGTTTAAAGGTCATCAAGGCAACGTGGGAAACGCTGACCATTAAGGAGGCATTACCGGACTATCTGATTAACAACCGGAAAATATCGTCATCTAACGACGTTTACCAATTGTTCCGTTATTTGACCCTTGAAACCAAGGAACATTTTCTGGCTCTGCACCTGGACGCCAAGAACAAGATCATCTGTGTTGATCAGGTGTCCGTTGGGAGCCTAACAGCTTCGATAGTCCATCCTAGAGAAGTAATGAAATCCTGCATGTTGTCATCATGTGCAGGACTGGTGCTAGTGCATAACCACCCGAGTGAAGACCCATCGCCTTCACGAGAAGATATCGAGATTACCAAACGGATTAAGGAGTGTTGCGACCTGATGGGTATCCGTCTTTTGGACCATGTGGTTATCGGAGATAACGAGTATGTGTCTCTTGCTGATAGGGGGCTGTTATGA
- a CDS encoding ArdC family protein — protein MNVYEIVTNRIMELLEQGEIPWRKPWKSSSGARNLISKRPYRGINQFLLNSNPYGSPYWLTFKQAQEKGGHVRKSEKATLVVFWKWIDLKETGGAENADLVSVSGKVPLLRYYKVFNLEQVEGIKPPPEEQVTNLFTPIQQAEQILNHMPHKPDIRYGGDRAYYSPLLDYIQLPPREAFLSPEEFYSTAFHELTHATGHSDRLTRKGITEAAYFGSHEYSREELVAEFGASMLCAQAGIEQQTITNSAAYIQGWLRVLKGDKRLAIVAAGQAQRAVDFILNKPINDQQQED, from the coding sequence GTGAATGTTTACGAGATTGTGACTAACAGAATTATGGAACTATTGGAACAAGGCGAGATTCCCTGGCGTAAGCCTTGGAAGTCATCAAGTGGTGCAAGAAACCTCATAAGCAAGCGTCCTTACAGAGGAATCAACCAATTCCTGCTCAACAGCAATCCCTACGGTTCTCCCTATTGGCTTACCTTCAAGCAAGCCCAAGAGAAGGGAGGTCATGTACGCAAAAGCGAGAAAGCTACCTTGGTAGTGTTCTGGAAATGGATTGATTTAAAGGAAACGGGAGGAGCAGAGAACGCTGATCTGGTTAGTGTTTCAGGTAAAGTGCCATTGCTTCGCTATTACAAGGTGTTCAACCTTGAACAAGTAGAAGGCATTAAGCCACCACCAGAAGAACAGGTAACCAACCTATTCACACCCATCCAACAAGCAGAGCAGATCCTTAATCACATGCCGCATAAACCGGATATCCGGTATGGCGGTGATAGAGCCTATTACTCACCTCTACTAGATTACATCCAACTACCTCCAAGAGAAGCATTCCTTTCACCAGAAGAATTCTATAGCACCGCATTTCACGAGCTTACACACGCAACAGGACATTCCGATAGGTTAACCCGTAAAGGAATTACAGAAGCAGCTTATTTCGGTAGTCACGAATATTCACGAGAGGAACTAGTAGCAGAGTTCGGAGCTTCGATGCTCTGTGCCCAAGCAGGCATCGAGCAACAGACTATCACTAACAGCGCAGCGTATATCCAGGGATGGTTACGTGTACTTAAGGGAGATAAGAGGCTGGCCATCGTTGCAGCAGGGCAAGCGCAAAGAGCAGTAGATTTCATCCTTAACAAGCCGATCAACGACCAGCAGCAGGAAGACTAA
- a CDS encoding restriction endonuclease — MPKRSNAFQQVVTLLHKQFKNNGIITESKFLCDSITGKLREVDIVIETKVTNYTVFLSIECIDHKRPATVEWVEKMIGKHQNLPTSRLVLVSKSGFTKNAEKKAQAYNAVTLSLKEAERTCWPDILTIETLIAKYDGFLMVFEGEGIKLLPPSSNWVLYDKNEGIMFPVKTIIEFLIKKPEIGESFLQHMAREGKDQNNFTLDFNFPHPLCCKGFDNQELEVVGLRVLFSANKTIVPIFLSQGEIAESYVAFGEPTDNKSQLQAAFIKKDNQEIVSEVRIKEDSDWLNLIKVGGDSGLS, encoded by the coding sequence ATGCCAAAACGAAGTAATGCATTTCAACAGGTCGTAACGCTTTTGCATAAACAGTTTAAGAATAATGGGATAATTACTGAATCAAAGTTCCTTTGCGATTCTATAACAGGGAAACTTCGTGAAGTAGACATTGTGATAGAGACAAAAGTTACTAACTATACGGTTTTTTTGAGTATTGAATGTATAGATCACAAAAGGCCTGCAACAGTTGAATGGGTTGAGAAAATGATAGGGAAACACCAAAACCTTCCAACAAGCAGACTTGTGCTTGTGTCTAAATCAGGGTTTACAAAAAACGCTGAGAAAAAGGCTCAAGCATATAACGCAGTGACATTATCACTTAAGGAGGCAGAGAGAACTTGTTGGCCTGACATTCTGACCATTGAAACATTGATTGCTAAATATGATGGTTTTCTCATGGTTTTCGAAGGTGAAGGAATTAAACTTCTCCCTCCATCTTCCAACTGGGTACTTTACGATAAAAATGAAGGAATTATGTTCCCCGTCAAAACCATTATCGAATTTTTGATTAAAAAACCAGAGATTGGTGAAAGTTTTTTACAACATATGGCAAGGGAGGGAAAAGACCAAAATAATTTTACTTTGGATTTTAATTTTCCACATCCTCTTTGTTGTAAAGGTTTTGACAATCAGGAATTAGAGGTTGTGGGACTCCGTGTATTGTTTTCGGCTAATAAAACAATTGTTCCAATCTTTCTTTCACAAGGAGAGATAGCTGAGTCATATGTTGCTTTCGGAGAGCCCACTGATAATAAGTCCCAACTTCAGGCTGCATTTATAAAAAAAGATAATCAAGAAATAGTTAGTGAAGTTAGGATAAAGGAAGATTCCGATTGGTTGAATCTTATAAAAGTTGGTGGTGATTCTGGGTTAAGCTAA
- a CDS encoding site-specific integrase, whose translation MSLSHLRCLNGYFYFRIRVPSDLLHHFGYPEIQKSLKTTNVSLAKSRGKVLASSAEYLFGQIRSGLLDDHQVVQLIEKVFPIRKTRLVKAERPKLLQEGIEAYVKEHVVLGKWTEKTKQEVESALSLALEILGNRPLNTIDRGVMVEYLSKLQRLPANLKKSGEYRDLSIATVLEKDIHRTMGQRTVNKYVGRVSSLFIWCIRQEYMQWNPAQGLTTPIEAKAEEERKAYTKDDLKKLIHSLGKVKKEAPERYFVPLISMYSGARLSEICQLYVNDIKQLEDIWYFDINDDADKRLKNRASRRVVPLHPELVRLGLLDHVEEMKAAGIPRLWMTLGSKRDGYGHDFSKWYQRFNRKHITKDPKKVFHSFRHTVADTLKQKGVPEGVIAEILGHANGSITTGRYGKRFRPGVLLEALKHLDYFKEGISV comes from the coding sequence ATGTCTTTATCTCACCTTAGATGTCTCAACGGGTATTTCTACTTTCGTATCCGTGTTCCAAGTGATCTGTTGCATCATTTTGGATATCCTGAGATTCAAAAATCCCTAAAGACAACAAATGTTTCCCTGGCTAAGAGCAGAGGGAAGGTGCTTGCTTCGTCTGCTGAGTATCTGTTTGGTCAGATAAGGTCTGGTTTGCTTGATGACCATCAGGTAGTCCAACTAATAGAAAAAGTATTTCCGATCCGAAAGACAAGACTGGTTAAGGCTGAGAGGCCTAAATTGCTACAAGAGGGTATAGAAGCCTATGTGAAGGAACATGTTGTCCTTGGTAAGTGGACCGAGAAGACTAAACAGGAAGTTGAAAGTGCCTTATCACTTGCGCTTGAAATTCTTGGAAATCGTCCACTGAATACCATTGATCGTGGTGTAATGGTGGAGTATCTGAGTAAGCTGCAGAGATTGCCTGCGAATCTTAAAAAGAGTGGTGAATATCGGGATCTTTCTATTGCTACGGTGTTGGAGAAAGATATTCACCGGACGATGGGGCAGAGGACTGTTAACAAATATGTGGGGCGGGTAAGCTCACTGTTTATCTGGTGCATTAGACAGGAGTACATGCAGTGGAATCCTGCACAAGGTCTGACTACCCCTATAGAAGCCAAGGCTGAAGAAGAGCGCAAAGCCTATACAAAAGACGATCTTAAGAAACTTATACATTCCCTAGGAAAAGTTAAGAAAGAAGCTCCTGAGCGGTATTTTGTCCCGTTGATATCCATGTACAGTGGTGCACGGTTAAGTGAAATTTGTCAGCTTTATGTTAATGATATTAAACAGTTGGAAGATATCTGGTATTTTGATATCAATGATGATGCTGATAAGCGACTGAAGAACAGGGCTAGTAGAAGAGTGGTCCCGCTGCATCCGGAGCTGGTACGCTTAGGTTTATTAGACCATGTGGAGGAAATGAAGGCTGCTGGGATTCCTAGACTATGGATGACTTTAGGTAGCAAGCGTGATGGGTATGGACATGATTTCAGTAAGTGGTATCAGAGATTCAACCGCAAACATATCACCAAGGACCCTAAAAAAGTCTTCCATTCTTTCCGACATACCGTAGCTGATACCCTAAAGCAAAAAGGCGTACCTGAAGGTGTTATTGCAGAGATACTTGGGCATGCTAATGGGAGTATTACTACTGGTAGGTACGGTAAGAGATTTAGACCAGGTGTTTTGTTGGAGGCGTTGAAACATTTGGATTATTTCAAGGAGGGTATAAGTGTTTGA
- the smpB gene encoding SsrA-binding protein SmpB, which yields MGIKIIATNKKAYHDYFIDEVLEAGMVLLGTEVKSLRLGKANLKDAFCRIMGGELYVNNLHISPYEFGNRENPDPTRVRKLLVHRAELDKLARKVDEKGLSLVPTKLYFKDGKVKLEIGVARGKKLHDKRETLKSKEADREMARAIRDRH from the coding sequence ATGGGCATTAAAATTATCGCAACCAACAAAAAGGCCTACCACGACTACTTCATTGACGAAGTTCTCGAAGCCGGCATGGTGCTGCTCGGCACCGAAGTCAAATCCCTACGGCTGGGCAAGGCCAATCTCAAGGACGCCTTCTGCCGGATCATGGGCGGGGAGCTGTATGTCAACAACCTGCACATCAGCCCCTACGAATTCGGCAATCGTGAAAATCCCGATCCGACCAGGGTACGCAAACTGCTGGTCCATCGTGCCGAACTCGACAAGTTGGCCCGCAAAGTCGACGAAAAGGGCCTGTCCCTGGTGCCCACCAAGCTCTATTTCAAAGACGGCAAGGTCAAACTCGAAATCGGCGTGGCCCGTGGCAAAAAACTGCACGACAAACGCGAAACCCTCAAAAGCAAGGAAGCCGATCGCGAAATGGCCCGCGCCATCCGCGACCGGCACTAA
- a CDS encoding SoxR reducing system RseC family protein, with protein sequence MMQEEGTVIELKGCHVAMVLCRKSTFCASCAAMGLCQLGDDGRSMLVESHNVLGAAIGDKVRLGCRPEQFLLASFLLYVVPLLALIGGAVLGEWLGTRYALQIDRNLLAAILGITFMVGSFFTIRIGSRVIPRGTFMPEITEILPAEECGR encoded by the coding sequence ATGATGCAGGAAGAGGGCACCGTCATAGAGCTCAAGGGCTGCCATGTGGCCATGGTGTTGTGCCGCAAAAGTACCTTTTGCGCGAGCTGTGCCGCCATGGGGCTGTGCCAGCTTGGCGACGACGGCCGTTCCATGCTGGTGGAATCGCATAATGTGCTCGGCGCCGCGATTGGCGACAAGGTGCGCCTGGGGTGTCGTCCGGAGCAGTTTCTGCTGGCCTCGTTCCTGCTCTACGTTGTTCCCTTGCTGGCGCTGATCGGTGGCGCGGTGCTCGGTGAATGGCTCGGTACACGATATGCCCTGCAGATCGATCGCAACCTGCTGGCTGCGATTCTCGGCATAACATTCATGGTGGGCTCTTTTTTTACAATCCGCATCGGCAGTCGCGTTATACCCCGTGGCACCTTCATGCCGGAAATCACCGAAATACTTCCCGCCGAGGAGTGCGGCAGATAA
- a CDS encoding DUF502 domain-containing protein, with protein MRKKLRRYFFAGLLVMVPGGLTIVVVRWIVSLMDGLLVRKLPYRWQPEQLFGFPVPGLGLVLTFLLILLAGILVTNYFGHKLVQASEKLVCRIPLVKGIYTLFKQVADTVLSSDRQGFRKVVLIEYPRRGIWSIGFVTGVSEGELQRITERRVINVFVPTTPNPTSGYYVLIPEEDARVLAMSVEEAFKLIVSGGMVTPPDRFRGGPAAGSNAGTFPPNGEVP; from the coding sequence TTGCGAAAGAAGCTTCGGCGTTATTTCTTTGCCGGCCTGCTGGTGATGGTGCCGGGTGGCCTGACCATCGTCGTGGTAAGGTGGATTGTCAGCCTGATGGATGGGCTGCTGGTGCGCAAGTTGCCTTACCGGTGGCAGCCGGAACAGCTTTTCGGGTTTCCCGTACCTGGCCTGGGTTTGGTGCTGACCTTTTTGCTTATTCTGCTGGCCGGCATTCTGGTAACCAATTATTTCGGGCACAAGCTGGTGCAGGCTTCGGAAAAGCTGGTTTGCCGGATTCCTCTGGTAAAGGGTATTTATACCCTGTTTAAACAGGTGGCCGACACGGTCCTCAGCAGCGACCGGCAGGGTTTTCGCAAGGTGGTGCTGATCGAATATCCCCGGCGGGGCATCTGGTCGATCGGATTCGTCACCGGCGTCAGCGAAGGCGAGCTGCAACGCATCACCGAGCGTCGGGTCATCAACGTGTTTGTACCCACCACGCCCAACCCGACCTCCGGATACTACGTGCTGATCCCCGAAGAAGATGCGAGGGTTCTGGCCATGTCGGTGGAGGAAGCTTTCAAGCTGATTGTCTCCGGCGGTATGGTGACGCCGCCTGACAGATTCAGGGGAGGGCCTGCCGCCGGCAGCAATGCGGGCACCTTTCCGCCCAATGGCGAAGTACCGTAA
- a CDS encoding amidohydrolase family protein, whose product MAANAPTIFLARYLLTMVGPCIEHGALRVAKGRIVEVGPAVLLLNDAQGLPIVDFGEAVLMPPMANAHTHLELTHVPRWDASGETGRVCEFTDWLLKLIGVLRGVPLEEYRFSLADGMTAVMRCGTGAVGDILSRISARGVYRKSPLRGRLFLEGLGNDRDRCRASLDILEKTLREDAPGAMEYGLAPHAPYTLSRDFFRQLSDLAARLSLPQSMHVAESPAESALLMDGSGAFVERLYPRIGWGRRIPPASGKTPVEWALREGMLHPGDLLVHGVQVSAKDIDAIASRGLYVVLCPRSNDRLGVGKAPVGAYRAAGVPLLLGTDSLASCDSLSLWDEVAYARRNFAGHLDPPALLRMATFEGASALGLEGEMGALAPGYGAHFQVLKPSRLPGIAELNTFLCEPGRSDEVQALYLDGKSCIPAAGSL is encoded by the coding sequence ATGGCGGCCAACGCACCGACGATTTTTCTGGCGCGATATCTGCTGACCATGGTGGGGCCCTGTATCGAACACGGTGCTTTGCGGGTTGCAAAAGGGCGCATTGTCGAGGTCGGTCCGGCGGTCCTTCTTCTGAATGATGCCCAGGGCCTGCCAATCGTCGATTTCGGCGAGGCGGTGCTGATGCCGCCCATGGCCAACGCCCATACCCATCTGGAACTGACCCATGTTCCCCGGTGGGACGCGTCGGGAGAAACAGGGCGCGTCTGCGAATTCACCGATTGGCTGTTGAAGCTGATCGGCGTTTTGCGTGGCGTGCCGCTGGAGGAGTACAGATTTTCGCTTGCCGACGGCATGACTGCGGTCATGCGCTGCGGTACCGGAGCCGTCGGGGATATTCTGTCTCGCATTTCCGCGCGTGGTGTCTACCGCAAAAGCCCGCTGCGCGGGCGGCTGTTCCTGGAGGGTCTGGGGAATGATCGCGATCGTTGCCGTGCGAGCCTTGACATTCTCGAAAAGACGCTTCGGGAAGATGCTCCCGGTGCCATGGAGTACGGCCTTGCGCCCCATGCGCCCTATACCTTGTCGCGGGATTTTTTCCGGCAATTGTCGGACCTTGCGGCGCGGCTGTCTCTGCCTCAGTCGATGCATGTCGCCGAGTCCCCTGCGGAATCCGCCCTGTTAATGGACGGCTCGGGAGCCTTCGTGGAGCGACTCTATCCCCGGATAGGGTGGGGGAGGCGCATCCCGCCGGCCAGCGGCAAGACTCCGGTCGAATGGGCTTTGAGGGAGGGGATGCTGCATCCTGGCGATCTGCTTGTCCATGGAGTTCAGGTTTCGGCAAAGGATATCGATGCGATTGCGTCCCGCGGCCTGTACGTGGTGCTCTGTCCCCGCTCCAACGACCGTCTCGGGGTTGGCAAGGCGCCGGTTGGCGCCTACCGTGCCGCCGGTGTGCCGCTGCTATTGGGCACCGACAGCCTGGCCAGTTGCGACAGCCTCTCCTTATGGGATGAGGTGGCTTACGCGCGCCGTAATTTTGCGGGGCATCTCGACCCGCCTGCACTGCTGCGCATGGCGACCTTCGAGGGTGCCAGCGCTTTGGGGCTCGAAGGGGAAATGGGCGCGCTGGCTCCAGGTTACGGAGCGCATTTTCAGGTGCTTAAACCGTCGCGACTGCCCGGCATCGCGGAACTAAACACGTTTTTATGCGAACCCGGTCGCTCCGACGAGGTGCAAGCCCTCTACCTTGACGGCAAATCTTGCATTCCCGCAGCCGGCTCTTTATAA
- the panD gene encoding aspartate 1-decarboxylase, with translation MKRKMLKSKIHRATVTGADLDYEGSITIDSELMKQADILPYEAVDIWNVTYGTRFQTYAIEGQPGSGVICINGAAARLVSRGDKVIIASWLEIDAEKASLYEPKLVFVDDRNVPTSQKSESPGQGNLRNAI, from the coding sequence ATGAAGCGGAAAATGCTCAAATCCAAAATCCATCGTGCTACCGTGACCGGTGCCGATCTCGACTATGAAGGCAGCATCACCATCGATTCCGAGCTGATGAAACAGGCCGATATCCTGCCGTACGAGGCGGTAGATATCTGGAATGTCACCTACGGAACCCGTTTTCAGACCTACGCCATCGAAGGACAACCGGGAAGCGGGGTGATCTGCATCAACGGCGCGGCTGCCCGCCTGGTCTCCCGGGGTGACAAGGTCATCATCGCCAGCTGGCTGGAGATCGATGCCGAAAAGGCCTCCCTGTACGAGCCGAAGCTGGTATTCGTCGATGACAGGAACGTCCCGACCTCCCAGAAAAGCGAAAGCCCGGGCCAGGGCAACCTGCGCAACGCCATCTGA
- the panC gene encoding pantoate--beta-alanine ligase — protein sequence MEIIYDIKVVQSRCEEVRRSGKRIAFVPTMGCLHEGHLSLMREGRERGDLLVASIFVNPTQFGPKEDFAAYPRDLERDAELARQAGVDILLHPTVEGMYPGGFATYVNVEGLTKTLCGESRPGHFRGVTTVVCKLFNIVQPHVALFGRKDFQQLTVLRRMVADLNMPIEILGMPTVREPDGLAMSSRNIYLSPAERRQALALIDAMRQAGVAARHGEQHVRRLVGLVRERIGREPDARIDYIKICDGDTLESVERVDTNSVLLLAVYIGRTRLIDNNYIFEEV from the coding sequence ATGGAAATTATCTATGATATCAAAGTGGTTCAGAGCCGCTGCGAAGAAGTCCGCAGGAGCGGAAAGCGCATTGCGTTTGTGCCAACCATGGGGTGTCTGCATGAAGGCCACCTGTCGCTGATGCGGGAGGGCCGCGAACGGGGCGACCTGCTGGTGGCTTCTATCTTTGTCAATCCCACCCAGTTCGGACCCAAGGAAGATTTCGCCGCCTATCCCCGGGATCTCGAGCGCGACGCCGAACTGGCACGGCAGGCCGGTGTCGATATTCTCTTGCATCCGACTGTAGAGGGTATGTATCCCGGCGGCTTTGCAACCTATGTCAACGTCGAGGGACTGACCAAAACCCTCTGCGGGGAGAGCCGCCCGGGGCACTTTCGCGGGGTGACAACGGTGGTCTGCAAGCTGTTTAATATTGTCCAGCCCCATGTCGCCCTGTTCGGTCGCAAGGATTTCCAGCAGTTGACCGTGCTGCGCCGCATGGTTGCGGATCTCAACATGCCCATCGAGATCCTCGGCATGCCGACGGTGCGCGAGCCGGACGGGCTGGCCATGAGTTCGCGCAATATCTATCTGTCCCCTGCTGAACGCCGGCAGGCTCTGGCCCTGATCGATGCCATGCGCCAGGCCGGCGTGGCCGCTCGCCACGGGGAGCAGCATGTCCGGCGCCTGGTGGGACTGGTGCGCGAGCGTATCGGACGGGAGCCGGATGCCCGCATCGATTACATAAAAATCTGCGACGGCGACACCCTGGAAAGTGTCGAACGCGTGGATACCAACTCTGTCCTGTTGCTGGCTGTATATATCGGCCGCACACGACTGATCGACAACAACTACATCTTCGAGGAGGTTTGA
- the panB gene encoding 3-methyl-2-oxobutanoate hydroxymethyltransferase produces the protein MQKRKTVLDIQRMKAEGEKIAMLTAYDYPFARLMDLEGVDMVLVGDSVGVAVAGYEHTLPVTMEEMIYHCRAVARGLGQGFLVADMPFLSYQVDLREARLNAGRLVKEGGAQAVKIEGGEHVADIVRAIVNMDIPVVGHVGLTPQSIHRMGGYRVQGKQDQQARQLLNDARAVQQAGAFAVVLEGIPAALAAQITATLDIPTIGIGAGAACDGQVLVIHDILGLCEKYSPRFVKRYADAATLIRQGVRSYIDEVKQGVFPGPEHSFS, from the coding sequence ATGCAGAAACGTAAAACGGTTCTCGATATCCAGCGCATGAAGGCCGAGGGGGAAAAGATCGCCATGCTTACCGCCTACGACTATCCCTTTGCGCGACTGATGGACCTGGAGGGGGTCGACATGGTGCTGGTGGGCGATTCCGTCGGGGTGGCGGTTGCCGGTTACGAGCATACCCTGCCGGTGACCATGGAGGAAATGATCTATCATTGCCGCGCCGTGGCGCGCGGGTTAGGGCAGGGCTTTCTGGTGGCAGATATGCCCTTTTTGTCCTACCAGGTCGACCTGCGCGAAGCGCGCCTCAATGCCGGACGCCTGGTCAAGGAAGGGGGCGCCCAGGCTGTCAAGATCGAAGGCGGGGAGCATGTCGCCGACATCGTACGGGCTATCGTCAATATGGACATCCCGGTGGTTGGGCATGTCGGGCTCACTCCCCAGTCGATCCATCGCATGGGCGGCTATCGGGTGCAGGGCAAGCAGGATCAGCAGGCCCGCCAACTGCTGAATGACGCGCGTGCCGTGCAGCAAGCCGGTGCTTTCGCTGTCGTTCTCGAAGGCATACCAGCGGCGCTCGCCGCCCAGATTACCGCAACCCTCGACATCCCGACCATTGGTATCGGCGCGGGTGCTGCCTGTGACGGCCAGGTGCTGGTGATTCACGATATCCTCGGTCTGTGTGAAAAGTATTCCCCGCGATTCGTCAAGCGCTATGCCGATGCCGCCACTTTGATCCGGCAGGGGGTCAGAAGTTATATCGACGAAGTGAAGCAGGGCGTGTTTCCCGGCCCTGAACACAGTTTTTCCTGA
- a CDS encoding (2Fe-2S) ferredoxin domain-containing protein, whose amino-acid sequence MKKQIVICMGSSCFSRGNDRNLEIIETFIAEHKMEHQIDLRGARCEDSCDRGPILKIDDKVFFHANKADLIKILEEQLLGDDGSTPAGS is encoded by the coding sequence ATGAAAAAACAAATAGTCATCTGCATGGGAAGCTCCTGCTTCAGCCGCGGCAACGATCGAAATCTTGAAATCATCGAAACTTTTATCGCGGAACACAAAATGGAACATCAGATCGATTTGCGCGGCGCGCGCTGCGAAGACAGTTGTGATCGCGGCCCCATCCTCAAGATCGACGACAAAGTGTTTTTCCATGCCAACAAGGCGGATCTTATCAAAATCCTGGAGGAACAGCTGCTCGGCGATGACGGATCCACGCCGGCCGGGTCGTAA